The Vibrio coralliirubri DNA window ACTTGAGGGTAGTCAGATATCGTTGTTTTATTGCCTGTTCTACTAAAATGCTCATCATTACTTTTAGTGTCTGGTGTTCTCCACACAACACCATCTACAGCATGAAGTGTTAACCCATGCCAATCGGGATGAGGAGTCTTGCGGTGCCAAAGTCGTTGAGTGTGATTGAACACGGCTTCCATAACGTCGGAACCAAGTCGGTGACGTGCCTGTATGACAGCGCTAGGTGCGACGAATGGCTTCTTACCCGGTAGGAGAATATCAAGTTGCGAGACTACTTTATCCATCGATAAATGACGGTAAAGGGACATCCCTAAAACACTCCAAACCATCATTTCCATTGGTAACCTGCGCTTTCGAATAGTCGCAACCCCAGATTCTTGGAGGCACTGTTCGACGAGTTCCGGGGACAGCAGGTCTGATAACCCTGAGAGCTGTTCTGGAGAGAAGTTATGGACTTGATTAAGGGCTTGTCTAAGAAACATAAAAAATCCGAGTGTTAAAGAAACACTCGGATTTTGACATCCTTGGAGGATCGTTCAACCAGTCTTTTTTACTTAACTGATCGGCATTACGCATGGATGCGACATTTTTCGTTTCTGAAGGGAAATAATTCATCTTGAAATGTCATTCCCTGTCATCAAATCACTTCATTACACACTATCGATACAAAGACTTAGTCGACTCTCTGACGATCAAATCAATCGGTGGCAATCGTGCTTCATGCCGCTCGCCAGATAACAAGTTCAAGATCGACTGAGCACACACTTCGCCAATCTCTTCAATTGGTTGCCTTAATGTTGTTAACGCGGGTGTGAAATACTTCGACGTTGGTAAGTCATCAAACCCAATAACTGACACATCTTCTGGCACTTTATAACCGTGATCGTGTAGCGCCTTAATCGCCCCGTAAGCGGTTTGGTCGTTGGCTGCGAACAAAGCGGAGAAATGAACCTTCGACTCTATTAATTCAACAGTTTTCTCATAACCAGACTCACTGCTGAAATCGCCCTGTTTGACGAGTTTTGGCATCACTTTAATCCCCGCCTCTTGAAGGGCTTTCTTGTAGCCTTCAAAGCGACTCCCCGCATCCGGTTGGCTTGAAAGCCCCTTGATATGAGCGATGTTCACATGTCCCTGTTGCAGCAAGTGCAGAGTCGCCATGTAGCCACCCAGCACATTATCGATATTGATCGAGCGAACGTTATCCTCAACGATGTCGTAACCCACCGCGACAATCGGAATGTCTTGTGCGTAC harbors:
- a CDS encoding LacI family DNA-binding transcriptional regulator; the protein is MRTKTKKTTVYDVARLAGVSPSTVSRFLNRTTYVSDDKSQNIEQAIKDTGYKPNFQMQENNNRRSLTIGVLVQHPDSPYTSRILNDMEKTLIAQGYSLVIATGHWQKKLEIHALEYLAKSNVDGMIIVTGSITKDDIAKYAQDIPIVAVGYDIVEDNVRSINIDNVLGGYMATLHLLQQGHVNIAHIKGLSSQPDAGSRFEGYKKALQEAGIKVMPKLVKQGDFSSESGYEKTVELIESKVHFSALFAANDQTAYGAIKALHDHGYKVPEDVSVIGFDDLPTSKYFTPALTTLRQPIEEIGEVCAQSILNLLSGERHEARLPPIDLIVRESTKSLYR